Proteins encoded in a region of the Chelonoidis abingdonii isolate Lonesome George chromosome 2, CheloAbing_2.0, whole genome shotgun sequence genome:
- the PDCD6 gene encoding programmed cell death protein 6 isoform X2: MAAGYQYRPGPAGGGPGMQAPNFLWSVFQRVDKDRSGVISDSELQQALSNGTWTPFNPATVRSILSMFDRENKGGVNFNEFTGVWKYISDWQNVFRTYDRDSSGMIDKNELKQALTGYRLSDQFYDILVRKFDRQGRGQIAFDDFIQCCVVLQRLTDVFRRYDTDQDGWIQVSYEQYLSMVFSIV, from the exons ATGGCAGCGGGGTATCAGTATCGGCCCGGCCCGGCGGGCGGTGGCCCGGGTATGCAGGCGCCCAACTTCCTGTGGAGCGTGTTCCAGAG GGTTGATAAAGACAGGAGTGGAGTAATATCTGACAGTGAACTTCAGCAGGCATTATCCAATG GAACATGGACTCCATTTAATCCAGCAACTGTCAGGTCAATCCTGT CCATGTTTGACAGAGAGAACAAAGGTGGCGTGAACTTCAATGAATTCACTGGAGTCTGGAAGTATATCTCAGACTGGCAGAATGTTTTTCGAACGTATGATAGAGACAGTTCTGGAATGATTGACAAAAATGAACTAAAGCAAGCACTAACAG GATATCGACTATCTGATCAATTCTATGATATCCTTGTTCGGAAATTTGACAGACAAGGAAGAGGACAAATTGCTTTTGATGACTTCATTCAGTGCTGTGTTGTGTTGCAG AGGCTGACTGATGTATTCAGGCGCTATGATACTGATCAGGATGGCTGGATTCAAGTGTCTTATGAGCAATATCTTTCCATGGTCTTCAGCATTGTATGA
- the PDCD6 gene encoding programmed cell death protein 6 isoform X1: protein MAAGYQYRPGPAGGGPGMQAPNFLWSVFQRVDKDRSGVISDSELQQALSNGTWTPFNPATVRSILSMFDRENKGGVNFNEFTGVWKYISDWQNVFRTYDRDSSGMIDKNELKQALTGFGYRLSDQFYDILVRKFDRQGRGQIAFDDFIQCCVVLQRLTDVFRRYDTDQDGWIQVSYEQYLSMVFSIV, encoded by the exons ATGGCAGCGGGGTATCAGTATCGGCCCGGCCCGGCGGGCGGTGGCCCGGGTATGCAGGCGCCCAACTTCCTGTGGAGCGTGTTCCAGAG GGTTGATAAAGACAGGAGTGGAGTAATATCTGACAGTGAACTTCAGCAGGCATTATCCAATG GAACATGGACTCCATTTAATCCAGCAACTGTCAGGTCAATCCTGT CCATGTTTGACAGAGAGAACAAAGGTGGCGTGAACTTCAATGAATTCACTGGAGTCTGGAAGTATATCTCAGACTGGCAGAATGTTTTTCGAACGTATGATAGAGACAGTTCTGGAATGATTGACAAAAATGAACTAAAGCAAGCACTAACAGGTTTTG GATATCGACTATCTGATCAATTCTATGATATCCTTGTTCGGAAATTTGACAGACAAGGAAGAGGACAAATTGCTTTTGATGACTTCATTCAGTGCTGTGTTGTGTTGCAG AGGCTGACTGATGTATTCAGGCGCTATGATACTGATCAGGATGGCTGGATTCAAGTGTCTTATGAGCAATATCTTTCCATGGTCTTCAGCATTGTATGA